One part of the Populus alba chromosome 18, ASM523922v2, whole genome shotgun sequence genome encodes these proteins:
- the LOC118051180 gene encoding protein PHOX1 produces MGKPTGKKKNPGTETPPASPRTTIDMRQTKSSKAFDEDTAVFINMSQELKEEGNRLFQWRDHEGAMLKYEKALKLLPRNHIDVAYLRTNMAACYMQMGLGEYPRAISECNLALEAVPKYSKALLKRARCYEALNRLDLAFRDVSNVLSMEPNNMMGLEILESVKKAMSEKGITFDEKLIVMDSVVETGVARLRKVVKEKVKKKKKISGKGEENNIAVVVEEKKVENKDKVVVREKVSPVAKDKEVHMKTTEEEKVVTEDVNVEKVISKTVKLVFGEDIRWAQLPVNCSIGLLRDIVRDRFPRLKGVLIKYRDPEGDLITITTNNELRLAESSSDLQGSLRFYVVEVSFDQEPAYEGMKREEEVHEDVKKTSEGVEVEKGPGGIDDWIVQFARLFKNHVGFDSDSCLDLHELGMKLYSEAMEDTVTSEEAQELFDVAADKFQEMVALALFNWGNVHVSRARKQIFFSEDGSRESVLAQVKRAYDWAKKEYTRAGMKYQEALKIKPDFYEGLLALGQQQFEQAKLCWYFAIGSKIDLESGPSEEVLDLYNKAEDSMERGMQMWEEMEEQRLNGLSKFDKYKDQLQKLGLDGLLRDPSPEEAAEQAANMSSQVYLLWGTMLYERSVVEYKLELPTWEECLEVSVEKFELAGASPTDIAVMIKNHCSNSTALEGLGFKIDEIVQAWNEMYDAKRWEIGVPSFRLEPLFRRRVPKLHDMLEQV; encoded by the exons atgGGAAAGCCAACAGGTAAAAAGAAGAATCCGGGAACGGAAACGCCTCCGGCATCACCGAGAACGACCATTGACATGAGGCAAACCAAATCCTCAAAGGCCTTTGATGAAGACACAGCAGTTTTCATCAACATGTCGCAAGAACTCAAAGAAGAAGGCAACAGGCTCTTTCAATGGAGAGACCATGAAGGTGCCATGTTGAAGTATGAAAAAGCCCTCAAGTTACTGCCAAGAAACCATATTGATGTGGCTTATCTACGCACCAACATGGCTGCTTGCTATATGCAAATGGGTCTTGGTGAGTATCCTCGAGCAATCAGTGAATGTAATTTAGCTTTAGAGGCTGTGCCAAAATACAGCAAAGCTTTGTTGAAAAGAGCTAGGTGCTATGAGGCCTTGAATAGATTGGATTTGGCTTTCAGGGATGTTAGTAATGTTTTGAGTATGGAACCTAATAATATGATGGGTTTGGAGATTTTGGAGAGTGTTAAGAAGGCAATGAGTGAAAAGGGTATTACTTTTGATGAGAAATTAATTGTGATGGATAGTGTGGTGGAAACTGGGGTGGCACGTTTGCGTAAAGTTGTGAAAGAAAaggtaaagaagaagaagaagattagtGGTAAAGGAGAGGAGAACAATATTGCTGTTGTAGTAGAAGAGAAGAAGGTGGAGAATAAGGACAAGGTGGTTGTGCGGGAGAAGGTGAGTCCTGTTGCTAAGGATAAAGAGGTACATATGAAGACTACTGAGGAAGAAAAGGTGGTTACCGAAGATGTTAATGTGGAGAAAGTGATATCCAAGACCGTGAAGCTGGTTTTTGGCGAGGATATTAGATGGGCACAATTACCTGTGAATTGTAGTATTGGATTGCTGAGAGACATAGTTCGGGATAGGTTTCCTCGCTTGAAGGGTGTCTTAATTAAGTACAGGGACCCTGAGGGTGATTTGATTACAATTACCACTAACAATGAATTAAGGTTAGCTGAATCATCAAGTGATTTGCAAGGGTCTCTCAGGTTCTATGTTGTTGAAGTCAGTTTTGATCAAGAACCAGCTTATGAGGGGATGAAGAGGGAAGAGGAGGTGCATGAGGATGTTAAGAAAACGAGTGAAGGTGTAGAAGTTGAAAAAGGTCCAGGTGGTATTGATGATTGGATTGTTCAATTTGCACGACTGTTCAAGAACCATGTTGGGTTTGATTCCGATTCATGCCTGGATCTTCATGAACTAGGGATGAAGTTATACTCAGAGGCAATGGAGGATACTGTTACTAGTGAAGAAGCCCAGGAACTTTTCGATGTTGCTGCTGACAAGTTCCAAGAGATGGTAGCTTTGGCTTTGTTCAATTGGGGAAATGTTCACGTGTCAAGGGCGAGGAAACAAATCTTCTTTTCAGAAGATGGTTCAAGGGAGTCTGTACTTGCACAGGTCAAGAGAGCATATGACTGGGCCAAGAAAGAATATACCAGGGCTGGAATGAAATACCAAGAAGCTTTGAAAATCAAACCGGATTTCTATGAAGGTCTTCTTGCTCTTGGGCAACAGCAGTTTGAGCAAGCAAAACTTTGCTGGTACTTTGCGATCGGGAGCAAGATTGATTTGGAAAGTGGACCTTCCGAGGAGGTCCTGGATCTGTATAACAAGGCCGAGGACAGCATGGAAAGGGGTATGCAAATGTGGGAAGAGATGGAAGAGCAGCGTTTAAATGGACTATCCAAATTTGACAAATACAAAGACCAGTTGCAAAAATTGGGTTTGGATGGCCTATTGAGAGATCCATCCCCTGAAGAAGCTGCAGAGCAAGCAGCAAACATGAGTTCACAGGTATACCTCTTGTGGGGTACCATGCTGTATGAGCGTTCTGTTGTGGAATATAAGCTAGAGCTACCAACTTGGGAAGAATGTTTAGAGGTTTCAGTAGAGAAGTTTGAACTTGCTGGAGCTTCTCCAACAGATATAGCTGTTATGATAAAGAACCATTGTTCAAACTCAACAGCACTTGAAG GTTTGGGGTTCAAAATTGATGAGATTGTACAGGCATGGAATGAAATGTATGATGCAAAGAGGTGGGAGATTGGTGTTCCTTCTTTCAGGCTAGAGCCATTGTTTCGTCGAAGGGTTCCTAAACTTCATGATATGTTGGAGCAAGTTTGA
- the LOC118051269 gene encoding uncharacterized protein, translated as MEESKQINVEISRATAAEEAQGKGLVDGIMEVQDVTESSGPLQPKSLNGLASASNSAFRQRFGFKEKSKLEQVVIEVNLDSSKAGYLALKLAAGIAGVESVELGGPDRNLLEVIGDGVDALHLVTLLQKKFGNAKLISMGPVKEPKKDTMEDEPVLTKEEENEPMLQRPVSSSIPHCLDPISESVVDIVETEKLNGAMEMEMETKTKAHSNLGLENAESSCTSKTTQWTLLVTSLLLEATSAIFDQLGYALISMAMAFVALLLSILDLIYKAREKGITCDGRSLLPCFYRHSSHNFQNRKPFGSLVEYFGFAGAVWQCSYTTVGYHYARQNLDNPIKICLLPFIFALCVLISKLVKSGQHEPLVELKPT; from the exons ATGGAGGAATCAAAGCAAATCAACGTTGAGATATCAAGGGCAACGGCAGCAGAAGAAGCACAAGGAAAAGGGTTAGTGGATGGGATAATGGAGGTTCAAGATGTCACAGAATCCTCAGGACCCCTTCAACCGAAGAGTCTTAACGGACTAGCCTCTGCCTCCAACTCTGCCTTTCGCCAGCGATTTGGGTTTAAGGAGAAG TCGAAGCTGGAACAGGTGGTAATCGAGGTAAACTTGGATAGTTCGAAGGCTGGTTACCTAGCCTTGAAACTTGCAGCTGGAATTGCAG GTGTGGAAAGTGTGGAGTTAGGAGGGCCAGATAGGAACCTATTGGAAGTGATAGGAGATGGAGTCGATGCCCTTCATCTTGTAACCTTGCTACAAAAGAAGTTTGGAAATGCAAAGCTAATAAGCATGGGTCCTGTGAAGGAACCGAAGAAAGATACCATGGAAGATGAGCCAGTCCTGACCAAAGAAGAGGAAAATGAGCCAATGTTGCAACGCCCTGTTTCCTCATCCATTCCTCATTGTCTTGATCCTATCAGTGAG TCTGTAGTGGATATTGTTGAGACGGAGAAGCTGAATGGagcaatggagatggagatggaaaCAAAGACAAAAGCTCATAGTAATCTCGGTCTGGAAAATGCAGAGAGTTCATGTACAAGT AAAACAACCCAGTGGACTCTACTAGTCACCAGCTTACTTCTAGAGGCTACATCTGCAATTTTTGATCAGTTGGGTTATGCATTAATCAGTATGGCGATGGCATTTGTAGCTTTGCTtctttccattcttgatctcaTTTACAAGGCTCGAGAGAAAGGCATTACATGTGATGGGAGGAGCCTACTACCCTGTTTTTATCGCCATTCAAGTCACAATTTCCAGAATCGCAAGCCTTTTGGTAGTCTTGTTGAGTACTTTGGATTTGCTGGTGCTGTCTGGCAATGCTCTTACACAACAGTAGGGTATCATTATGCTCGTCAGAACTTGGATAATCCAATCAAAATTTGTCTTCTACCTTTCATTTTTGCTCTGTGTGTGCTAATTTCTAAGTTAGTTAAGAGTGGCCAACATGAACCATTGGTTGAACTTAAACCCACATGA
- the LOC118051270 gene encoding uncharacterized protein → MEKIRRPSHAGSWYTDNPKKLEEELEGWLSATGLTKSTDVRGVIAPHAGYSYSGRAAAYAFGNIDPTNIKRIFLLGPSHHYYTPKCALSTATVYKTPIGDLPIDLEVIEELKATGKFELMDLQVDEAEHSMEMHLPYLVKIFEGHPVKVVPILVGALHTDNEAMYGRLLAKYVDDPTNFFSVSSDFCHWGSRFHYTHYDKKCGPIHKSIEALDKMGMDIIETGNADAFKQYLSEYDNTICGRHPISVFLHMSSTSLTKIKIKFLRYEQSSQCKTMRDSSVSYASAAAKVDA, encoded by the exons atgGAGAAAATCAGAAGACCATCTCATGCCGGCTCTTGGTACACCGACAACC CTAAAAAGCTTGAAGAAGAGCTTGAGGGCTGGCTGAGTGCTACTGGATTAACGAAATCTACTGATGTTCGCGGTGTTATTGCTCC ACATGCAGGCTACTCTTATTCGGGCCGTGCTGCTGCTTATGCTTTTGGAAATATTGATCCTACTAACAT caagCGGATATTCCTTCTTGGTCCGTCACACCATTACTATACACCAAAATGTGCTCTTTCAACAGCTACAGTCTACAAAACGCCCATAGGAGACTTACCTATTGATTTGGAAG TCATTGAGGAACTTAAAGCCACAGGAAAATTTGAGTTGATGGATCTTCAGGTTGATGAGGCTGAACATAGCATGGAAATGCACTTGCCTTATcttgttaaaatatttgaagG GCACCCAGTGAAAGTTGTACCCATTTTGGTTGGAGCTCTTCATACTGATAATGAGGCCATGTATGGCCGCTTGTTGGCAAAATATGTCGATGATCCAACTAACTTCTTTTCTGTCTCTTCAGATTTTTGTCACTGGGGTTCTCG GTTCCATTACACACACTATGACAAGAAATGTGGGCCCATACACAAGTCTATTGAGGCATTGGACAAGATGGGCATGGACATAATTGAAACAGGGAATGCAGATGcatttaaacaatatttgtcGGAGTATGACAACACTATCTGTGGAAGGCATCCAATTAGTGTTTTCTTGCAT ATGTCGAGTACTAGCTTGACAAAGATAAAGATCAAGTTCCTCCGGTATGAGCAGTCTAGTCAATGCAAAACAATGAGAGACAGCAGTGTCAGCTATGCATCTGCAGCGGCAAAGGTGGATGCTTAA